CCACCCTTGTGGCTGATTCTCTGTCAAATAGGATTCTAACCAAAACTGTCTCTTTCAAAAAGATGTGCTCAGCAAAAGTTGTAGGATTATGTAGGAGGCTAAGGCACACAACGAACGACGGCATCAGCGGAGAGTCTGGTTGTATTTGCACTTGTTTTCCGAGTGCTTTCAGATAAAGTCTGCTCTCACAAACTATTTACAGTTGGATCAATCCGCCATCGTTGGCAGCTGCAAGGGAAGCTCTTGGGAGTTTCGATCAAAGCTCATCTTGAGACAACATAAAGGCTAAGACTGACATGGACTATTTCCAAATAAAGGCCTCCAACAAGATGCTGCTGCTCTCCTATCCAAAAATGAAATGGGAAACCGACCGGCTAAAGATGACTTCAGAGCTGGTAGCAGTGACAAAGCAGATTCAATGCCTGGAAAGAGGCGTAGCAGGCTTTGGAAACAAGACAGAAaggcataaaataaaaacatcactgTACGAATGTTTACCCCCAGCTGGAGTTGACAGCAGTCCCACGGCAGCCAGCTCCCACCTCCCATAACCAGACTTGGCTGTAGgcgctgcccacagcgtggactCCACCTTGCAAAACCTATTTGATGCCATCGGCGTTAACTTACTTTGATACATGCTGCCTCGGCTGCCTTCAGAACATGCAAAACTGCTTGAATTAGGTTCTGTGCGTTGCTCACGAGCAGCTCAGAAGAGGACTTGCTCTCTGCAGTGACTGCTTTTACCCTTAAAATACATGTTAAAGGATTTTACTGGAAGAGCATCAGACAGTGTGCCTCCCCGGTGTGGCCAGAACTCTGTCACTTACTCCCAAACCAGAAGATTGTCCCCTGCACTGTCAGAGGTTTCCGTAGAGGCTGGCAAACCAGGGGAGGAAAGGGCTGTTGacagcaacaggaggaggagagggagcccACGGCATTGTAACCAAACTCTAGGGGCTACACCCAGATCCAACAAGGACCTCTGGAGACCACCATGCACATCTCTTTGCACCACCAGCCTTGGGAGAGCTTGTCCTTGACCCCGGCAACTCACCTGGCCACGATGCCGAGCTGGCTGCTGATGGTGTGGGTCTGCTCTGCGGCGCACAGCAGCTCTGCGGAGCATCTCTTGTCGAGGCAGTGCTTTGCAACGATGCGGCCAAATTTAACAAACACCTGCCCATCGGAAGCAATTTGGCTCGCGCAGGTGACAAGCTGGTCCTTGCtctaaaacaaaatagaaataaatgtgtttggggagagaaggagaaaagagaccACTTTTCCTGCAAGACAGGGGAGGCTCCAGCAAGCCCAGAGGTATTGTGAAACAAGGAAAGGACTGGATGCCAAGTTCACATCTAATCGGGAGGAGGAAATTTCTAGTGCTTTGTGCCGCGCTTACAAGAGCAGGGTAATGCAGGGGTTGCAGCAGGCACTGGGCAGCCCTGTCGCTGGCTTTGACCGTGCTCTTGAGGAAGAAAtgtgctggggtggagggggtgaAACGCTCCATACCACGATGGGGCCCTTCTTCCTCAGGAACTGGGTCATGTGAAGCATCCTTGTTGCCATGTCCTTGGTGACCTGGGACATCTTGCTGGGGCCACCCTGCCATGTGTCACTGTCTTCTCTCTCATGCTTTGCAGGGCCGCTGGCAAGGGAGATGCTGGGAGGACCGTTCTGCTGCTGTTGAGACAAGAACTGAACAGATTTGAAGTCTGGAGCGTGCAGACACACCGATGCTGAGAAGTCGCCAGCTGTGTGTTTCTGAAGCAGTTTTTGGTGAGTAAAGGAGACGGGAGAGCTGCCCGCCACCTCTCTGGGTCAGCTCTGCCTTCCCAACCagcccttctctcccctgccttcGCCCATAGCGGGACTATCAAATCCAAATGCTCCGTGCTGCCATCTCCTGGAGCTATCTCCAAATGGGTGGTAGCTGTCATGTAAGCTGACAGCACCGGCGGCTGGGAAGTATGATTAAGTGCTCTAAACCACTCTGCTGAGCGATCTGGATCGTGTTGCTGAAGCCTTTGCCAGCTCCTGACAACCGACAGCAGTTGTTGTGGGAGCGGAGTTGCTGGTACTCCCAAAGGGTGCTTGTGGGGAGGTGAGGAGCCGAGCAGAGAGAGGTAGTGTTTCAGGGGAGGGAGAGCGGTACAGCCCTCTGCTCCTCAGAAACATCGTTTTGGAGATGGGTTTATTTATATGCAAGAGTGTCCGTCAGATCAGGTACCCAGAACTCAGCTGAATAGGGCAgccagcaacctgatctaactttgaaggtGGCCAGAGGGTTGGACTattgacctccagaggtccctgccagcatCACTTCTCTTAATGCTCCATGGTGTGGGTAACAGGACTGACTGACAGCCCTGACCATCACCCTGCAGTAAGCGTTGACGAGGGAAAAAGCTACTGTACCGTTTCACGTGCCTCCCTGGCAGCTCCACTTGCTCGTCCGCTCCTGCTTGGGCAAATTTCTGCTGACTTGGTGTGGCTCGGAGCATCAAGCTCTCGGGCTGGCTGTTGTCTCGGAGACCACTGATCCCCTGCGTTCTGCAAGCGTTGTATGATGAGCCGCAGGACGTGTCCACTGATGCCCTGGACAGCCCGAAGCTGCGTGACGAGGTAGTGTGCCTTTGCTGACCAGTACCAGACAATGCTGTCTAGACGGAGAAGTCCTTTGTCCTGGCGGCTCTGGAAGAGCTGGTTGGCGCTGCCCACTGCGTCAGATGTGAGGACCAGGAGGTGGTCTGCGACAGAGAGCAGGTTCGCTTGCAACTGCGGTTGAACGCTGGCCTCCAGAACGTCTTGGAGGGTGGTTTTGACCCACTGAACATTAGCCGTTAGCCGACTTGCCTTCTCTTCAAAGGCCTGTtggctcctctccctctcctcttgagagaggggggacagggctggtcCAACGACGTCTCGGATGACCTGCAGGTGTTCGGTATTGACCTTCTCCAGGTGGAGCAATAACGCCTTGGCCCTGAGGGCCAAGTCTCTCTGCAGGAGCTCAAAGCGAATGTACAAGCTGGCAGTAGACAGCGAGGAGACTGAGAGGGTATTGGAGGCATCCAGCAGTGCTTCCATTAGCACCTTTATCTCCTCCCTGAGCGCTAGGATTTCACTGCGACCATGGTCTTCAGGGCAGGACAAGTAAGAGAGCCGGGCGGCCTCCTGCAGCCTGAGGGAGTTCTCGGACACAGCAGCCAAGAGGCTCTGCGAGCAAAGCTTGTTCTTCACGGCGCTCCTCAGCTCCCTCAGGAACAGGACATCTCTGCCTATGAACTGATCCACGGCACCCAGCAGGACGTGCATGCTGACGGCCCACTGGACACagtgcagctccaggctggccTCTCCCGCCCTGCAGGAGCCCTCAAAGGATGCTGCTTTCTCAAGTAACGCTTTGGTGTTCATCTGAGCACGCGAAAACTTGGCTTGGACCTGTAGAAAGCTCTCCCAGACATCGGGGGAAATAAGATTTCCTTTACTACAGGCTATGCTTGCAATGTCTCCTGCTAACTGAACTGCTCCTGCTAAACCCATCATGGTCTCGTCCAAAGCCTGTTTGCCTCTCAGAAAGTCATCAGACAAGATAAAGCCAAATACTTGCTGAGACAGACTATACCAAGAGCCTGCCACGGCTGCCAGGCACTCTTTGGTCTCACAGATCCTTTCTGAGAGCGCGAGTGCCATTTGGGGAAGTCTCCTTGGATGACGAAGCTGCCTTGGGGCCGTTTCCCTGGCCAGGCTAATAACACGTGGCGTCAGTAATACAATCTTCTGGTACTGCCCCAGCGTCTCCGTCTGGGGAGACTCAGCAACGGGCAGCGCTTCCTTTGCCGCATCGATACAGCCGTTGGAGAGTTCAAGCAAGGCGGAGCAAGCAGCGTTGACAGCTGCTGTGTCATGGGCTCTTGTTGCTGCCAGGAGAGCCGTAATGACAGGGTGCGTATCTCCCTTCCTTGGAAAAACATCCGGGTGTGAGTTACCTGCTCGTGGAGATGGACGACTTAAGATGTCTTCTTGCAATGCAGCCTCATCGGTAACGCTTTTTAGCCCAGCGTGCGACAGGCTGAGTTCAAGCGCCTTTGCGACACCAGTGCTTCGCACTTGTGTCCGGAGAGGGCTGAGGATATCTGGGTGGTTGGACCCATCCAGCCCGTCTTGGACATGGTGAGCAGCATCCATCAGGCAGCTTGCTGCCTTTGAAAAGACATCCCTAGTTTGGAGGCAGGAGGGTCTCTCCGGGCAAAGGGCTGTGACCGCTTTCAGCTCAAGGACGGAGTTGGCCAGTTGCTCAACCCAAACCAGCAAGCCGTTCCTGAAAATGGGGTCTGTGGATCTATCCACGTACCTGGTGGTAGCTTCAACCACCCACCGAGCCCAACTGGTGAGGCGAGTTGCGTGCCAAGAGAGCCTCTCAGGGTCCTGACTTTCCAGGGCCTTTTCACACCATTCCTTGTGCTTGGCCATTTCCTGGACGGACAGCTTAAGGAATTCACGCGTGCTGACCGTCTCCTCAAAACACCGCAAGAGGCTTTCTGTTGTTCCAGCCCACGCGTGGTACAAGGACTGCAGTTGCTCAGCAGCGCTCACCTGGGCTGTATTTCTGCTCATTTCTTCGAGCAGTGGAGGGAGACTGGCAAGGAGTCTCTTCAAATACTCTACCCACTCTCCGATTTCTCTAGCCGTTTGGGTTTTGGTGCACCTGGCCAGAACAAAGTCTGCCACTCGGAGCATCTGCTGGGCGTGTGTGAAGAAGGTGGCAGTGAGGGGCTGAAGCTTCTTTAAAAGTCCTCCTTGTCCTGCTGGAAAACACCCTGTGCCGGCAAGGCTAAGGGCATCTTGAACTAACTGCCTCAGGGGCTCCTTACCCTCAAAGAAGGTGTCGAGGATTTGGCACAGAGTAGCTGTGAGCACTGCCTGGTCGAGAGTCTCCACCTCCTCTCTCATGGTGTGACATTGCTTCTCCAGGCTGCTTTCTCCCCAGCTTTGCCCTGGCCATGCCTCCTGCTGGCTTACGTAGCTGCAGATGCTCTTCCTCAGCTGTAGcagaacccagcaatgttttacCAGGTCCAGCTTTAGATCTGGCCTGGATGAGTCTGCTAGAAGCATGCAGTAGAAAATGACAGCTTCCACGTGAGCACTGAACTCGCTGTCGGAGAGGTGCACTGGGTCTGGGCAAGAGAGGAGAGCCAGCAGCCTGCTCATGTGGTGGGAGAAGGTCCCGTGTCTGTCCCGTGGCTCCTTGCTGCCCGTATTGTCGATGAGCAGGGAAGCGAGCTCTTTGACGGTCCTCTCCGTCAGCTGGAAAGCGTAGTCTTTGGAGAGACTGACTTGCTGATCCCAGGAGTGTTTAAGATCGCTGTGCTTGGCTGCATGGAGCAAAGGAATGCATTTCTGAAGGAGCTGCAAAGTTTGGGCCAAGCTCTTCTGTCGAGGACAATCTCCGAGTTCCTCAAGGCGCTTTGCTGTCAGATTGCTCAGCAGAAGCAAGGCCTCGGAAAAGACccggaaagcagccagcagtccTGGCATGTCCCCTGCATCCCGCAGCACGCTCAGGCACTCCAAAAGCCAGCTGGCAGCCCGAGTTATCCTCCTCGCCCCAGCAGCGTCTTCGATCTGAAGGatctaaccagaaaaaa
The Mycteria americana isolate JAX WOST 10 ecotype Jacksonville Zoo and Gardens chromosome 3, USCA_MyAme_1.0, whole genome shotgun sequence genome window above contains:
- the LOC142407486 gene encoding uncharacterized protein LOC142407486 isoform X3, which gives rise to MEPFSLYDLGLLTENKAIQGILCPMAAQLCHLILALEREDGICQAFPNLGRNAEKLAKATEELASVARRLAQESSDEAFKEETRPAAEALVLAGRCVLLAARKLQVRPENPSHREELAAAAKRVLTETAKILQIEDAAGARRITRAASWLLECLSVLRDAGDMPGLLAAFRVFSEALLLLSNLTAKRLEELGDCPRQKSLAQTLQLLQKCIPLLHAAKHSDLKHSWDQQVSLSKDYAFQLTERTVKELASLLIDNTGSKEPRDRHGTFSHHMSRLLALLSCPDPVHLSDSEFSAHVEAVIFYCMLLADSSRPDLKLDLVKHCWVLLQLRKSICSYVSQQEAWPGQSWGESSLEKQCHTMREEVETLDQAVLTATLCQILDTFFEGKEPLRQLVQDALSLAGTGCFPAGQGGLLKKLQPLTATFFTHAQQMLRVADFVLARCTKTQTAREIGEWVEYLKRLLASLPPLLEEMSRNTAQVSAAEQLQSLYHAWAGTTESLLRCFEETVSTREFLKLSVQEMAKHKEWCEKALESQDPERLSWHATRLTSWARWVVEATTRYVDRSTDPIFRNGLLVWVEQLANSVLELKAVTALCPERPSCLQTRDVFSKAASCLMDAAHHVQDGLDGSNHPDILSPLRTQVRSTGVAKALELSLSHAGLKSVTDEAALQEDILSRPSPRAGNSHPDVFPRKGDTHPVITALLAATRAHDTAAVNAACSALLELSNGCIDAAKEALPVAESPQTETLGQYQKIVLLTPRVISLARETAPRQLRHPRRLPQMALALSERICETKECLAAVAGSWYSLSQQVFGFILSDDFLRGKQALDETMMGLAGAVQLAGDIASIACSKGNLISPDVWESFLQVQAKFSRAQMNTKALLEKAASFEGSCRAGEASLELHCVQWAVSMHVLLGAVDQFIGRDVLFLRELRSAVKNKLCSQSLLAAVSENSLRLQEAARLSYLSCPEDHGRSEILALREEIKVLMEALLDASNTLSVSSLSTASLYIRFELLQRDLALRAKALLLHLEKVNTEHLQVIRDVVGPALSPLSQEERERSQQAFEEKASRLTANVQWVKTTLQDVLEASVQPQLQANLLSVADHLLVLTSDAVGSANQLFQSRQDKGLLRLDSIVWYWSAKAHYLVTQLRAVQGISGHVLRLIIQRLQNAGDQWSPRQQPARELDAPSHTKSAEICPSRSGRASGAAREARETQQNGPPSISLASGPAKHEREDSDTWQGGPSKMSQVTKDMATRMLHMTQFLRKKGPIVSKDQLVTCASQIASDGQVFVKFGRIVAKHCLDKRCSAELLCAAEQTHTISSQLGIVARVKAVTAESKSSSELLVSNAQNLIQAVLHVLKAAEAACIKGLRQPPPDSEDEVAAAFCMRWRRNLLWHRAKESLNSDRDELGLRKTRARAEPTLTAMVQEQSPQTKNTPERPKPIKGHTIMDSHL
- the LOC142407486 gene encoding uncharacterized protein LOC142407486 isoform X2, whose translation is MEPFSLYDLGLLTENKAIQGILCPMAAQLCHLILALEREDGICQAFPNLGRNAEKLAKATEELASVARRLAQESSDEAFKEETRPAAEALVLAGRCVLLAARKLQVRPENPSHREELAAAAKRVLTETAKILQIEDAAGARRITRAASWLLECLSVLRDAGDMPGLLAAFRVFSEALLLLSNLTAKRLEELGDCPRQKSLAQTLQLLQKCIPLLHAAKHSDLKHSWDQQVSLSKDYAFQLTERTVKELASLLIDNTGSKEPRDRHGTFSHHMSRLLALLSCPDPVHLSDSEFSAHVEAVIFYCMLLADSSRPDLKLDLVKHCWVLLQLRKSICSYVSQQEAWPGQSWGESSLEKQCHTMREEVETLDQAVLTATLCQILDTFFEGKEPLRQLVQDALSLAGTGCFPAGQGGLLKKLQPLTATFFTHAQQMLRVADFVLARCTKTQTAREIGEWVEYLKRLLASLPPLLEEMSRNTAQVSAAEQLQSLYHAWAGTTESLLRCFEETVSTREFLKLSVQEMAKHKEWCEKALESQDPERLSWHATRLTSWARWVVEATTRYVDRSTDPIFRNGLLVWVEQLANSVLELKAVTALCPERPSCLQTRDVFSKAASCLMDAAHHVQDGLDGSNHPDILSPLRTQVRSTGVAKALELSLSHAGLKSVTDEAALQEDILSRPSPRAGNSHPDVFPRKGDTHPVITALLAATRAHDTAAVNAACSALLELSNGCIDAAKEALPVAESPQTETLGQYQKIVLLTPRVISLARETAPRQLRHPRRLPQMALALSERICETKECLAAVAGSWYSLSQQVFGFILSDDFLRGKQALDETMMGLAGAVQLAGDIASIACSKGNLISPDVWESFLQVQAKFSRAQMNTKALLEKAASFEGSCRAGEASLELHCVQWAVSMHVLLGAVDQFIGRDVLFLRELRSAVKNKLCSQSLLAAVSENSLRLQEAARLSYLSCPEDHGRSEILALREEIKVLMEALLDASNTLSVSSLSTASLYIRFELLQRDLALRAKALLLHLEKVNTEHLQVIRDVVGPALSPLSQEERERSQQAFEEKASRLTANVQWVKTTLQDVLEASVQPQLQANLLSVADHLLVLTSDAVGSANQLFQSRQDKGLLRLDSIVWYWSAKAHYLVTQLRAVQGISGHVLRLIIQRLQNAGDQWSPRQQPARELDAPSHTKSAEICPSRSGRASGAAREARETFLSQQQQNGPPSISLASGPAKHEREDSDTWQGGPSKMSQVTKDMATRMLHMTQFLRKKGPIVSKDQLVTCASQIASDGQVFVKFGRIVAKHCLDKRCSAELLCAAEQTHTISSQLGIVARVKAVTAESKSSSELLVSNAQNLIQAVLHVLKAAEAACIKGLRQPPPDSEDEVAAAFCMRWRRNLLWHRAKESLNSDRDELGLRKTRARAEPTLTAMVQEQSPQTKNTPERPKPIKGHTIMDSHL
- the LOC142407486 gene encoding uncharacterized protein LOC142407486 isoform X1 is translated as MEPFSLYDLGLLTENKAIQGILCPMAAQLCHLILALEREDGICQAFPNLGRNAEKLAKATEELASVARRLAQESSDEAFKEETRPAAEALVLAGRCVLLAARKLQVRPENPSHREELAAAAKRVLTETAKILQIEDAAGARRITRAASWLLECLSVLRDAGDMPGLLAAFRVFSEALLLLSNLTAKRLEELGDCPRQKSLAQTLQLLQKCIPLLHAAKHSDLKHSWDQQVSLSKDYAFQLTERTVKELASLLIDNTGSKEPRDRHGTFSHHMSRLLALLSCPDPVHLSDSEFSAHVEAVIFYCMLLADSSRPDLKLDLVKHCWVLLQLRKSICSYVSQQEAWPGQSWGESSLEKQCHTMREEVETLDQAVLTATLCQILDTFFEGKEPLRQLVQDALSLAGTGCFPAGQGGLLKKLQPLTATFFTHAQQMLRVADFVLARCTKTQTAREIGEWVEYLKRLLASLPPLLEEMSRNTAQVSAAEQLQSLYHAWAGTTESLLRCFEETVSTREFLKLSVQEMAKHKEWCEKALESQDPERLSWHATRLTSWARWVVEATTRYVDRSTDPIFRNGLLVWVEQLANSVLELKAVTALCPERPSCLQTRDVFSKAASCLMDAAHHVQDGLDGSNHPDILSPLRTQVRSTGVAKALELSLSHAGLKSVTDEAALQEDILSRPSPRAGNSHPDVFPRKGDTHPVITALLAATRAHDTAAVNAACSALLELSNGCIDAAKEALPVAESPQTETLGQYQKIVLLTPRVISLARETAPRQLRHPRRLPQMALALSERICETKECLAAVAGSWYSLSQQVFGFILSDDFLRGKQALDETMMGLAGAVQLAGDIASIACSKGNLISPDVWESFLQVQAKFSRAQMNTKALLEKAASFEGSCRAGEASLELHCVQWAVSMHVLLGAVDQFIGRDVLFLRELRSAVKNKLCSQSLLAAVSENSLRLQEAARLSYLSCPEDHGRSEILALREEIKVLMEALLDASNTLSVSSLSTASLYIRFELLQRDLALRAKALLLHLEKVNTEHLQVIRDVVGPALSPLSQEERERSQQAFEEKASRLTANVQWVKTTLQDVLEASVQPQLQANLLSVADHLLVLTSDAVGSANQLFQSRQDKGLLRLDSIVWYWSAKAHYLVTQLRAVQGISGHVLRLIIQRLQNAGDQWSPRQQPARELDAPSHTKSAEICPSRSGRASGAAREARETKHTAGDFSASVCLHAPDFKSVQFLSQQQQNGPPSISLASGPAKHEREDSDTWQGGPSKMSQVTKDMATRMLHMTQFLRKKGPIVSKDQLVTCASQIASDGQVFVKFGRIVAKHCLDKRCSAELLCAAEQTHTISSQLGIVARVKAVTAESKSSSELLVSNAQNLIQAVLHVLKAAEAACIKGLRQPPPDSEDEVAAAFCMRWRRNLLWHRAKESLNSDRDELGLRKTRARAEPTLTAMVQEQSPQTKNTPERPKPIKGHTIMDSHL
- the LOC142407486 gene encoding uncharacterized protein LOC142407486 isoform X4 — translated: MEPFSLYDLGLLTENKAIQGILCPMAAQLCHLILALEREDGICQAFPNLGRNAEKLAKATEELASVARRLAQESSDEAFKEETRPAAEALVLAGRCVLLAARKLQVRPENPSHREELAAAAKRVLTETAKILQIEDAAGARRITRAASWLLECLSVLRDAGDMPGLLAAFRVFSEALLLLSNLTAKRLEELGDCPRQKSLAQTLQLLQKCIPLLHAAKHSDLKHSWDQQVSLSKDYAFQLTERTVKELASLLIDNTGSKEPRDRHGTFSHHMSRLLALLSCPDPVHLSDSEFSAHVEAVIFYCMLLADSSRPDLKLDLVKHCWVLLQLRKSICSYVSQQEAWPGQSWGESSLEKQCHTMREEVETLDQAVLTATLCQILDTFFEGKEPLRQLVQDALSLAGTGCFPAGQGGLLKKLQPLTATFFTHAQQMLRVADFVLARCTKTQTAREIGEWVEYLKRLLASLPPLLEEMSRNTAQVSAAEQLQSLYHAWAGTTESLLRCFEETVSTREFLKLSVQEMAKHKEWCEKALESQDPERLSWHATRLTSWARWVVEATTRYVDRSTDPIFRNGLLVWVEQLANSVLELKAVTALCPERPSCLQTRDVFSKAASCLMDAAHHVQDGLDGSNHPDILSPLRTQVRSTGVAKALELSLSHAGLKSVTDEAALQEDILSRPSPRAGNSHPDVFPRKGDTHPVITALLAATRAHDTAAVNAACSALLELSNGCIDAAKEALPVAESPQTETLGQYQKIVLLTPRVISLARETAPRQLRHPRRLPQMALALSERICETKECLAAVAGSWYSLSQQVFGFILSDDFLRGKQALDETMMGLAGAVQLAGDIASIACSKGNLISPDVWESFLQVQAKFSRAQMNTKALLEKAASFEGSCRAGEASLELHCVQWAVSMHVLLGAVDQFIGRDVLFLRELRSAVKNKLCSQSLLAAVSENSLRLQEAARLSYLSCPEDHGRSEILALREEIKVLMEALLDASNTLSVSSLSTASLYIRFELLQRDLALRAKALLLHLEKVNTEHLQVIRDVVGPALSPLSQEERERSQQAFEEKASRLTANVQWVKTTLQDVLEASVQPQLQANLLSVADHLLVLTSDAVGSANQLFQSRQDKGLLRLDSIVWYWSAKAHYLVTQLRAVQGISGHVLRLIIQRLQNAGDQWSPRQQPARELDAPSHTKSAEICPSRSGRASGAAREARETKHTAGDFSASVCLHAPDFKSVQFLSQQQQNGPPSISLASGPAKHEREDSDTWQGGPSKMSQVTKDMATRMLHMTQFLRKKGPIVSKDQLVTCASQIASDGQVFVKFGRIVAKHCLDKRCSAELLCAAEQTHTISSQLGIVARVCDSPRLTLKMK